A single Thiohalomonas denitrificans DNA region contains:
- a CDS encoding Crp/Fnr family transcriptional regulator, which produces MDLSKALKQLRTDLEPLVPIAEPSWAAGVPLFLPVTLQKGEHAVEAGNRVESLLFLTSGIARYYYLDGDGREFNKSFSGRGQVLSSISSLVDGCPSPFSIQALTPSEGLEIRYRDFLKLTREYPDWERLRVRLLELLVIKKERREADFLLLSATERYRKFREEFAAIADAIPNYHIASYLGITEVALSRIRNRLGLTRVNAARHD; this is translated from the coding sequence GTGGACCTCAGCAAAGCCCTGAAACAATTGCGTACCGATCTGGAGCCGCTAGTGCCCATCGCTGAACCATCATGGGCAGCAGGCGTGCCCCTGTTCTTGCCTGTGACGCTGCAAAAAGGTGAGCATGCAGTAGAAGCGGGGAACAGGGTCGAGAGCCTGCTTTTCCTCACCTCGGGCATTGCGCGTTATTACTACCTCGACGGGGACGGCCGTGAGTTCAATAAGTCGTTTTCCGGGCGGGGTCAGGTGCTGAGCAGTATTTCATCGTTGGTTGACGGCTGCCCCTCACCGTTTTCCATTCAGGCGCTTACCCCCTCCGAAGGACTTGAAATCCGGTATCGCGATTTTCTCAAACTCACCCGGGAATACCCGGATTGGGAACGGTTGCGTGTTCGTCTGCTTGAATTGCTCGTCATCAAGAAGGAGCGACGGGAGGCGGATTTTTTGCTGCTCTCGGCCACTGAGCGCTACCGGAAATTTCGCGAAGAGTTCGCGGCGATAGCGGATGCCATTCCGAATTATCACATCGCTTCTTATCTCGGCATCACCGAGGTCGCCCTCTCCCGTATCCGCAACCGCCTGGGGTTAACCCGGGTTAATGCGGCCCGCCACGATTAG
- a CDS encoding SDR family oxidoreductase, producing the protein MNLSGNTILITGGSEGIGLALAKRLVIDNTVVVCARSEKNLAQAAESTPGLVTEVCDITDAAQRRRMVDRLHRDFPQLNIIVNNAGGKTPTNLKTGEGVEAALESDLALNFHAPVALTTSLLGHLQDRPDAAVVNVTTGLVYLSKVEQAFYCAAKAALHSYTQGLRWALKDTRVAIHEALLTVVDTNFHKGRLPSNVPAMSPDDAAQAILRGLRKGKSEIHIDKAALARWMSLFAPSRGLAIVNR; encoded by the coding sequence ATGAACCTGAGTGGAAATACGATTCTTATCACCGGCGGCAGTGAAGGCATAGGACTGGCATTGGCGAAACGCCTGGTCATCGACAATACGGTTGTCGTCTGCGCCCGCAGCGAAAAGAACCTTGCGCAGGCGGCGGAGAGCACGCCCGGACTGGTCACGGAAGTTTGCGATATTACCGATGCGGCACAACGACGAAGGATGGTCGACCGATTGCACAGGGACTTCCCTCAGCTCAATATTATCGTCAACAATGCCGGAGGGAAGACGCCCACAAACCTCAAGACCGGAGAGGGTGTGGAGGCGGCGCTTGAATCCGACCTTGCCCTGAATTTTCACGCCCCGGTCGCACTCACCACCAGCCTGCTGGGCCACCTGCAGGATCGCCCCGACGCTGCTGTCGTCAACGTCACCACCGGCCTGGTTTACCTTTCGAAGGTGGAGCAGGCCTTTTATTGTGCGGCGAAGGCGGCGCTTCACTCGTACACACAGGGATTGCGCTGGGCGCTGAAAGACACCCGGGTCGCAATCCATGAAGCCCTACTCACGGTAGTCGACACAAACTTTCACAAGGGGCGGCTGCCAAGCAATGTTCCGGCGATGAGTCCCGATGATGCCGCACAGGCAATCCTGCGGGGTCTTCGGAAGGGCAAGTCGGAGATCCATATCGATAAGGCGGCACTCGCACGCTGGATGTCGCTCTTCGCGCCGTCGCGGGGCCTTGCCATCGTCAACCGATAA
- a CDS encoding CBS domain-containing protein: protein MDKPISSLMQRNLTVVDIDDAIEKVEAVLNSSHLSYVPVVDSEGKCFGVISAPDLMHFHRKGQNPKARHAWEVCTHKVIEASPDASLNEVVELMVNNHIHHLVITDKQSMLGIVSSIDLINECVLK from the coding sequence ATGGACAAGCCAATATCCTCCCTGATGCAGCGGAATCTGACGGTCGTCGATATTGACGATGCGATCGAGAAAGTCGAGGCGGTACTGAATTCGAGCCACCTTTCGTACGTGCCCGTAGTCGATTCAGAAGGGAAATGCTTTGGGGTGATTAGCGCCCCCGATCTGATGCACTTTCATAGAAAGGGACAAAATCCGAAAGCCAGACATGCTTGGGAGGTGTGTACACATAAGGTAATCGAAGCAAGCCCGGACGCATCGCTCAATGAGGTGGTCGAATTGATGGTCAACAACCATATACACCACCTGGTGATCACCGATAAGCAATCCATGCTTGGCATAGTCTCGTCCATCGATCTTATCAATGAGTGCGTGTTGAAGTAG
- a CDS encoding thiamine phosphate synthase has protein sequence MTTTSLPRGRKKKEGRREKEKDFFRLCTDISGSILWALIRILSVPMELPTHYLITPSPGDRAEFLAALECSLQAGTRLMQLKGKGMGTQEYAELAREVIDLAHRHGCKVLLTGDPGLVEKLGADGLHLDSKALKSAVTRPVPHPYLLAISGHTLEALEKGEAIGASFAVLSPIQYTSAHPDIEPLGWGGLMRIAEQLALPLYALGGVSADDEQAAIQAGARGVAGHKGYWKG, from the coding sequence ATGACTACTACCTCACTGCCGAGGGGCCGAAAAAAAAAGGAAGGAAGAAGAGAGAAGGAAAAAGATTTTTTTCGACTTTGCACTGACATCAGCGGCTCCATACTATGGGCACTAATCAGAATCCTTTCGGTGCCTATGGAACTGCCGACCCACTACCTCATTACGCCATCCCCCGGAGACCGGGCGGAATTCCTTGCAGCTCTTGAGTGCAGCCTGCAGGCGGGGACTCGCCTCATGCAATTGAAAGGGAAGGGAATGGGGACGCAAGAATATGCAGAGCTGGCCCGGGAAGTTATCGATCTGGCGCACCGGCACGGCTGCAAGGTGCTGCTTACCGGAGATCCGGGGCTGGTGGAAAAGCTCGGCGCCGATGGACTGCACCTGGACAGCAAGGCCTTAAAGTCGGCCGTTACGCGACCGGTCCCGCACCCCTACCTGCTCGCCATCTCCGGGCATACACTGGAAGCGCTTGAGAAAGGGGAGGCGATCGGCGCCAGCTTTGCCGTGCTCTCGCCCATCCAATACACCAGCGCGCACCCGGATATCGAACCGCTAGGCTGGGGCGGGTTGATGCGCATTGCCGAACAGCTCGCGTTGCCGCTCTATGCGCTGGGTGGAGTCAGTGCGGACGACGAGCAAGCGGCCATCCAGGCCGGCGCCAGAGGCGTGGCAGGTCATAAGGGCTACTGGAAGGGATAA
- a CDS encoding OmcA/MtrC family decaheme c-type cytochrome yields the protein MSVRLALQHVHALIAFALILSLTACGGDGEDGADGQPGPPGPSGTASTATALDVQVSSVEIESPPVVEFYIEDQDGMPFTGLTAGDLRFTIAQLKPGANGEPSAWQSYINKTEEAGSVGPGTEDKVQANYESATDGTFVNNGDGSYSYTFATDITNVTSPVAVDYESTRTHRIAMQIEGGAPVTNAVHTWQPSTGMTSGISSRDIVMTESCNECHGKLAFHGGGRIDTRYCVTCHNPGSADANSGNTIDAKVLFHKLHMGANLPSVVAGGTYSIFGYRNSEHDYSDLQFPQDVRNCTKCHDGADSDTPDADNWKTRPSVEACGSCHDDVEFDTGLNHMGGVADNSMCSGCHANGGWAGPVADSHVIPTHVARERFAYNITEASYDASTGTVTANFTITDPSNGDTPYDLTEADWTASNLRLNIAWDSSEYTNTDSGNGVSKAVQIAFLSGGALDAAYHSYDAGTGVHTVTSDPLPAAAQGAGSGSVAIEGYPKADVDGATVNTPITSAVEYFAINDGSAQARRQVVDNAKCLQCHETLSLHGNNRVNDTAICVTCHNPNNTDISVRPAGGGGGLDGKLEESIDFKRMVHAIHATGSKVRENPVLFYGYRGSVHDYSGLRFPGILSNCQTCHDGDTYALPLSGDVSPSVIDTTDAGTDSDSASVDTDPTNDRVITPTAAVCSSCHDKAIAQAHMEHNGALFEATRSQALIAIETCETCHGPGRTADVAVIHGVE from the coding sequence ATGTCCGTTCGTCTAGCACTTCAGCATGTCCACGCGCTTATAGCCTTCGCGCTCATTCTTTCCCTAACCGCCTGTGGAGGTGATGGCGAGGACGGCGCCGATGGTCAACCCGGGCCGCCGGGGCCGTCAGGCACGGCGAGTACGGCGACTGCACTGGATGTCCAGGTCTCCAGTGTTGAAATCGAAAGTCCGCCGGTCGTCGAGTTCTATATCGAAGACCAGGACGGCATGCCTTTCACCGGCCTGACTGCCGGAGATTTGCGCTTTACCATCGCCCAGTTGAAACCGGGCGCCAATGGTGAGCCGAGTGCCTGGCAGAGCTACATCAACAAGACTGAAGAGGCGGGCAGCGTCGGCCCCGGCACCGAAGATAAGGTGCAGGCCAACTATGAAAGCGCCACCGATGGCACCTTCGTCAATAACGGCGATGGCTCTTACAGCTACACCTTTGCTACCGATATCACCAATGTGACTTCTCCGGTAGCGGTCGATTATGAATCTACCCGGACCCATCGTATTGCGATGCAGATTGAGGGAGGGGCCCCGGTCACCAACGCGGTCCATACCTGGCAGCCATCAACAGGAATGACCAGCGGCATCTCCAGCCGTGACATCGTGATGACCGAATCGTGCAATGAGTGCCACGGTAAGTTGGCCTTTCACGGCGGCGGCCGCATCGACACCCGCTACTGTGTGACCTGCCATAATCCGGGCAGCGCCGACGCCAACAGCGGCAACACCATCGATGCCAAGGTCCTGTTCCACAAGCTGCACATGGGGGCCAATCTGCCCAGCGTGGTGGCAGGTGGTACCTACAGCATTTTTGGTTATCGCAACAGCGAACACGACTATTCCGATCTGCAATTTCCGCAGGACGTGCGCAACTGCACCAAGTGCCATGACGGCGCCGACAGCGATACCCCGGACGCGGACAATTGGAAGACTCGTCCCAGCGTCGAAGCCTGCGGCTCCTGCCACGATGACGTCGAGTTCGACACCGGGCTCAATCATATGGGCGGTGTTGCCGACAACAGCATGTGCAGCGGCTGTCACGCTAACGGCGGCTGGGCCGGTCCGGTGGCCGATTCGCACGTGATTCCTACCCACGTGGCCAGAGAACGGTTCGCCTATAACATCACCGAGGCGAGCTATGATGCGAGCACCGGGACGGTCACGGCCAACTTCACCATTACCGACCCGAGTAACGGAGATACGCCCTACGACCTCACCGAGGCGGACTGGACGGCCAGCAACCTGCGACTCAATATTGCCTGGGACAGCAGCGAATACACCAACACCGATAGTGGCAACGGCGTCTCCAAGGCGGTGCAGATTGCCTTCCTGAGCGGTGGTGCCCTGGACGCGGCCTATCACTCCTACGATGCCGGCACCGGGGTGCACACGGTAACGTCCGATCCCCTGCCGGCTGCGGCACAAGGTGCGGGCAGCGGTTCGGTGGCCATCGAGGGCTATCCGAAGGCCGATGTGGATGGTGCGACCGTCAACACCCCGATTACGAGTGCCGTGGAGTATTTCGCCATCAATGACGGTTCCGCCCAGGCGCGGCGACAGGTGGTCGACAATGCCAAGTGCCTGCAGTGCCATGAAACCCTGTCGCTGCACGGCAATAATCGGGTGAACGACACCGCCATCTGTGTCACCTGCCACAACCCCAACAACACCGATATCTCCGTGCGACCGGCCGGTGGGGGCGGCGGTCTCGATGGCAAGCTGGAGGAGTCCATCGACTTCAAGCGGATGGTCCATGCCATCCACGCCACCGGTTCCAAGGTTCGCGAGAATCCCGTTCTCTTCTACGGTTATCGCGGTAGTGTGCATGACTACAGTGGGCTTCGGTTCCCTGGCATCCTCAGCAACTGCCAGACCTGCCACGACGGTGACACCTATGCGCTGCCGCTCTCCGGTGACGTCTCGCCGAGCGTGATCGACACCACGGACGCAGGGACGGACTCGGATTCGGCGAGTGTTGACACCGACCCGACCAACGATCGGGTGATCACACCGACCGCGGCGGTCTGCTCCTCCTGCCACGACAAGGCCATTGCCCAAGCACACATGGAGCACAACGGTGCGTTGTTCGAGGCCACCCGTAGTCAGGCATTGATAGCCATCGAGACCTGCGAGACCTGCCACGGCCCGGGTCGCACGGCGGACGTTGCCGTGATACACGGCGTCGAGTGA